The Planococcus versutus genome contains a region encoding:
- a CDS encoding MFS transporter, whose translation MAVQSNKSALYVLMFNMFIAMSGIGLIIPIMPAYLDTFGVAGQALGTLIATFALAQFLFSPLSGQLSDKYGRKKLIIFGLIVFGLSQLAFGISTELWMLYVARFFSGLGAAFLIPPMMAFVADITTYEERGKGMGLLGASMSLGFMIGPGIGGFLAEVSIQFPFYIATAVALIAALISFTVLPNVVPTIQATGKKSENLLQQMKRSTYTPYFVMLLIMFIFAFGLSNFQSTIALYADKKFGFTPKEIAVLITVGGFIGVVVQTFVIDKLFKRFGEMKVILVNLLISAAGMIGILFVSSFYAILLVSAVFFTAASLLRPAINTLISKLAGDEQGFAAGMNNAYMSLGNMIGPALAGILFDIDMSYPYILGTAILITCFFIANTWSMRKQQLLATSRS comes from the coding sequence ATGGCCGTACAATCAAATAAATCGGCGCTTTATGTGCTGATGTTTAATATGTTCATTGCGATGAGTGGTATTGGACTGATCATTCCCATTATGCCTGCTTATTTGGATACATTTGGTGTAGCAGGTCAAGCACTCGGCACATTAATCGCCACTTTTGCTTTAGCACAGTTTTTATTCTCTCCTCTTTCAGGTCAGCTTTCCGATAAATACGGTCGCAAAAAACTAATTATTTTTGGTTTGATTGTCTTCGGACTGTCTCAACTTGCATTCGGTATATCTACTGAGTTATGGATGCTTTATGTAGCTCGTTTTTTTAGTGGATTGGGAGCAGCCTTCCTGATTCCGCCGATGATGGCATTTGTTGCAGATATCACGACATACGAAGAACGAGGTAAAGGCATGGGTCTGCTCGGTGCTTCTATGTCGCTTGGCTTTATGATCGGTCCCGGTATCGGTGGTTTTCTGGCCGAAGTTAGTATTCAATTTCCGTTTTATATCGCTACTGCTGTCGCCTTGATCGCGGCGTTAATTTCCTTCACTGTTCTACCTAATGTGGTACCTACGATTCAAGCAACAGGTAAAAAGTCTGAAAACTTGCTACAACAAATGAAACGATCTACTTATACACCTTATTTTGTCATGTTATTGATTATGTTCATCTTCGCTTTTGGTTTATCCAACTTCCAATCGACCATTGCTTTATACGCCGATAAGAAATTTGGTTTCACTCCAAAAGAAATTGCTGTTTTAATAACAGTCGGTGGATTTATAGGAGTTGTTGTTCAAACATTTGTGATTGACAAACTCTTTAAGCGTTTTGGAGAAATGAAAGTTATTTTAGTCAACCTTTTAATATCCGCAGCTGGGATGATTGGTATTTTGTTCGTTAGTTCTTTCTATGCAATTCTGTTAGTATCAGCAGTTTTTTTTACTGCTGCCTCTCTACTTCGTCCCGCGATCAATACGTTAATTTCCAAACTAGCAGGTGATGAACAAGGGTTCGCAGCAGGTATGAACAATGCCTATATGAGCTTGGGCAATATGATTGGTCCAGCACTTGCTGGCATTCTTTTTGATATCGATATGAGCTATCCTTATATTTTAGGAACTGCCATTTTAATCACTTGTTTCTTTATCGCCAACACATGGTCGATGCGAAAACAACAACTTTTGGCTACAAGCCGCAGTTAA